GAAAGCCGGGCAGCCCCCTGCGCGCCATGGTCATCGGCATTCCCAACGTCGGCAAGTCGACCCTGATCAACACCCTGGCGGGCAGGCGCATCGCACGGGTCGGAGACAAGCCCGCCATCACCACCTGCCCGCAGCAGATCGACCTGCGCAACGGAATTTTCCTCTCCGACACCCCGGGGCTGCTCTGGCCCATCATGGATGACCAGGCCGGCGCCTACCGGCTGGCCACCAGCGGCGCCATCGGGGACAGCGCCATGGACTACGCCGACGTCGCCCACTTCGCCGCGGCGTACATGGTGCAGCGGTATCCGGAACTGGTCAGGGGCCGCTACAAGCTCGAGGAGATGCCGGGGAGCCCCACCGAGCTTCTCGAGGAGATCGGCCGGCGGCGCGGATGCCTTGTCGGCGGCGGCGAAATCGACCTGCACCGG
This genomic interval from Desulfuromonas sp. contains the following:
- the ylqF gene encoding ribosome biogenesis GTPase YlqF, whose amino-acid sequence is MTIEWYPGHMSKARRQIAEVILTFDVIIEVLDARLPAASANPLLEKLRQDKPCIKVLNKNDLADPAVTKAWVRHFEQRTGVRALPLEARQRKEAGAIPKLCRTLAPHRGKPGSPLRAMVIGIPNVGKSTLINTLAGRRIARVGDKPAITTCPQQIDLRNGIFLSDTPGLLWPIMDDQAGAYRLATSGAIGDSAMDYADVAHFAAAYMVQRYPELVRGRYKLEEMPGSPTELLEEIGRRRGCLVGGGEIDLHRAAEVFLRELRGGKIGRVSLEEPGGEVAPRK